The following are encoded in a window of Novosphingobium sp. THN1 genomic DNA:
- the soxR gene encoding redox-sensitive transcriptional activator SoxR, with product MTRNDLIPIGTLARRTGLAVSAIRYYEDRGLVTSIRTGGNQRRFLRSDIRRLSFVQIAQKLGLGLAEIERELAALPQGRTPNVLDWQRISRSLRKEIDSRIQLLTRTRNKLDECIGCGCLSLERCQLYNKDDRAAAAGPGPRYVLD from the coding sequence ATTACCCGCAACGATCTGATCCCGATCGGCACGCTCGCGCGCCGCACCGGCCTCGCGGTCAGCGCGATCCGCTACTACGAGGATCGCGGGCTGGTCACCTCGATCCGCACGGGCGGAAACCAGCGCCGTTTCCTGCGCTCCGATATCCGCCGGTTGAGCTTCGTGCAGATTGCCCAGAAGCTGGGCTTGGGGCTCGCCGAAATCGAGCGCGAGCTTGCCGCTCTGCCGCAGGGACGCACTCCCAACGTGCTTGATTGGCAACGCATAAGCCGTTCGCTGCGCAAGGAAATCGACAGCCGTATCCAGCTGCTCACCCGCACCCGCAACAAGCTCGACGAATGCATCGGCTGCGGCTGCCTCAGCCTCGAACGCTGCCAACTCTACAACAAGGACGATCGCGCCGCGGCGGCCGGACCGGGACCGCGGTACGTGCTGGATTAG
- a CDS encoding VOC family protein: protein MPFARLEHVNISVSDAERSAAFFTKLCGWHERWRGPAIDDGFSIHLGTEDQYIVFYTPPGGVSTRFSKGMPLQHVGIEVDDLAAAEQIVIAAGLEPFNHADYEPGRRFYFYDWDGIEFEVVSYGG from the coding sequence ATGCCCTTTGCCCGCCTTGAACACGTCAACATCTCAGTCAGCGATGCCGAGCGCTCGGCCGCCTTCTTCACCAAGCTTTGCGGGTGGCACGAACGCTGGCGCGGCCCGGCAATCGACGATGGCTTCTCGATCCATTTGGGCACCGAGGACCAGTACATCGTGTTCTACACCCCGCCCGGTGGAGTCTCGACGCGATTCTCCAAAGGCATGCCGCTGCAGCACGTGGGCATTGAAGTGGATGACCTTGCCGCAGCCGAGCAGATCGTGATTGCAGCAGGGCTCGAACCGTTCAATCATGCGGACTATGAGCCGGGCCGGCGGTTCTATTTCTACGACTGGGACGGGATCGAGTTCGAAGTGGTCAGCTATGGCGGTTGA